A genomic segment from Nicotiana sylvestris chromosome 1, ASM39365v2, whole genome shotgun sequence encodes:
- the LOC138871081 gene encoding secreted RxLR effector protein 161-like, which produces MQDCRPGVAPVVKGDRLTKDQCLINEVEMRTMKDEPYVSVVGCLIYIQVCTRPDIAFVVNMLGRFSSNPGWAHWVAAKKMTRYLQHTKDFMLLYKKVDDLDLLVYSDSNFAGCQDTTKSISGYIFMLGGGVIFWKSEKQSITTTSTMEAELVLRLLHMLSG; this is translated from the coding sequence ATGCAAGATTGTAGACCTGGTGTTGCACCTGTTGTAAAAGGGGATAGACTTACTAAAGATCAATGTCTGATAAATGAAGTTGAAATGAGAACCATGAAAGATGAGCCATATGTAAGTGTTGTTGGTTGTTTGATTTACATACAGGTTTGTACAAGGCCTGATATTGCATTTGTTGTTAATAtgttgggaagattttcttctaaTCCTGGGTGGGCACATTGGGTGGCTGCAAAGAAAATGACGAGATATCTACAACACACCAAAGACTTCATGCTTTTGTACAAAAAGGTTGATGATTTGGATCTTCTAGTATATTCAGATTCTAATTTTGCAGGTTGTCAAGACACTACGAAATCAATTTCTGGGTATATTTTTATGTTGGGTGGAGGTGTTATTTTTTGGAAAAGTGAGAAACAGAGCATCACTACCACATCTACAATGGAAGCTGAGCTTGTTTTGAGACTGCTTCACATGTTGTCTGGATGA